atatttttctttcaatattataattttaataaatataacaataattatctaTGAAGAGTATAATatgattgttttgataataatagcgttaaaaaattctatttttgttacatgtgcgtCAGAAGTGGTCCTTTCCTCATAGTTTTCTCACACAAGTAACTCATTTCTCCACCAATTAAGCATGTGGAAACAATCGTGCAGGAATCACTATTCCCCCCAATTCTGCACGCTTGatcattttttcatactttttcCTCCATTTTAATATTCGCGTTGTATCACAAACCACAGCGATGAAGATTTTGGACTTCTGTCACATAGCCACGGCTGCagagagaaaaaatgaaaaactaaGAGCAAAAACCAATTATACATCGAGCActttctgattttttaatgtgattgGTCTTTTTGCCCTCAGTTCTTCACCATAGGTGCGGCTAATGTATGTGACAGAAGTCCAACTACAACTATGCCACGTCATCTCGCAACAAGCACAGGCCACAAATCTCGAAAAGTCTCTGGGCGGACACGAGCGTGTATAttaggcctgttctttttcacTGCACTggctgctgcactggtgcaataagttagaatgagaaaaaatatatttgtcttgcTCTAACCTGTTGCatcagtgcagcagtgcagcgaaaaagaacaagccacATATTTCATCCATCTTTTGTTCTAGTATTTTTGTTgtgtaataacatttttctctgTTTTATTCTGCTTTCAAATCACATTTGTCTCTAGGCTGTATCATCCTAGTTTTCTATGGGAGGGATGgatactatatttaaaaaaaaaaggagaaggcAACTTTTTTGACACTTCGTCGCTTTTGCGACTAGTCTTGGCTAACTTGTCAATTCACATTCAAAGACTACACTTCGGCACataggtaataaaaaatattgtgtgtgtgacaCATGTGCGAATCAGTTATTTCCTACTCGTGCGGGTGGACGCACTCGCCTACAGCTCGCTTTCGGTTCGTGCGTCCACTCCCCGCACTCGAAGGAAATAGTCGTACTTCTCGTACTTGTAACACAAATATCTATTCTAgaagagatttttattttctatattttttctctcaattCATGAAACTATCAttgaataatgataatatttttcttgataaaactacacaaaattttttcatgtaagCAATTATTACGTCTGTTTATCGCaatatataatctcatttcaatatttatgtatcacaaatagatatttttttaaacaaaaatgtttttttttatctgaagAAGTCCGCATtgttgtacatattttaataaagcgacatataatttcatttaaagagaaaaattaacaGTGCATTTTTTGGGAGGATCTACCCGTCGAAGTCTCATGATTAAATCATGATATGTAATAACGACATTATCCGTTTTTATTACGGCCACCGCGTGTGCGCCGAGCGGACCTTGAATCGAAACATGACTGTTGCAACGCGCCAATCAACGCCAATAAATGTCACCGGCTGTTGCAACGCAATTAGGAAGGGTGCAGTggcacgataaaaaaaaagactccGTTGGAATGTAACATTCCGAGCGTGTAATATTATGAAGATCGAATCGCGACGAGTGTCGATCTCCGGCTTTCCCTCGCGACTTAACGGTTCCTTCGTACCTATGTTGCTCGACATCTAAACAGTTTAAAGTCCAACTTCTTCTCTTGATCGTTCGCCTCATATCCTGTATCGAAAAGCGTACAATTTACTACAGTCAATCAAGAGTACAATTTACTACAGTTTAACTCTCGATAAATATGCTCTCGACTTTATTGGCGAGTCTCTCGGTGAAAAAATTCtcatatcttaatatttgaaaaaatttctcatatgaattttatatttataaagatttttgaaacaaaatactttaattttttcagataatttataaaaatttataaaaatgcttaaTAATGAATTCGGGTGCTCGCACTAAGTGTGCACTAATAGCGAATTCGGTCtttgcatttacattttttacacggaaatattttttaaataaatataaaaattgaattgtaGGATAATAATATGTCATTAAATGTccaaagaaaatatgtatttaaataaaaaaactcttGAGgtcaaagtaaaaatttattgatttactGAGTTTGTTTCAATACTTTTCATCtctattttatcgataaaaatgatttaaaaatatgtttattaagaaaaaaaagtttttaaaaatcaaataaattaagtgtgttttatttaatattacttaaaaatcttACGTAAAGAATTCTAAAAAAgattctcttttttaattcttctttctgaaatgttatttatataaaagaaactgAGAAAAAGGGACTCTAAGATACTATCGAgttcgaatttttttatatttaaaaaattatcagttattattaattctctcTTTGTTCACGAATGTTTTTCTTATTGCATTCATAAAGCATATATTgttgacataaaaaatatttctgtatgaATTTGACAAGTTCTGAGGAATTCTAATGAGGGGTATGTAACTTTctacgttattttttaactatttttctaCGAATTCCCGAATTCTACGAATCATAAttcagaaagaaagaaaactttatgaaaacttttaaaatgaaCCGTTCTATCTGGCTAGCGTAATTGATACGCAAGTTGATACGCAGAGATGAAGATATGCAAATCGAGATCGAGTACCGAGAGAGACAAGAATAATCTTCACAACGTGACATCAAAACGTTCGAATGGTAATTCGGGCTGAGAGACCTTCAGGCATATAAGACGCTCGAGCGGGAGAGATGCTCATTTTCGCGCTAATTACAAAGCGCACTCGCGTTTCCACTCGAAAAGCTTCCACGATACACGTGTTCTCTCGACGTCGTACGGCAcggaagaaaaaggaaaggaagTCTTGTGTCGTTTGTGTCGTGTAATTCCCATAAATGGCAAGAAAATTACCATATGTGAAAGGCCATGCATATTTTGAGAGGAACCCGATAGCCCATAATGCCAATtggccaatttaatataaaatcttctaATTGATAGTTTACCAGAAAATCTCTAGGCATTAATTGATATGATTGAGCGTTGCTGATATGATCGAGATGTGTGCTAACGGGACCtttccatatttttatctCAGCGAGATCTCACGTCTTTTTTTCTCATCATTCCTCCTTCACGTCTTGTCTTTATCTATTGCTCTTATATTACAATGGTATTAAACACTAGATTTATCTTTGCCGacttgtactttttttttctttattgacTCTTCGTTGTCACACCTCTGTCACATAATACGATTGTCAATACTGGATCCAGTGGACCCTGTATGAAGTTCGTTGTACGTAGTAGTTCAAAGGATCAgagatattaatgttaaaaaatttaacaatatacttTACGATTTAGAGAATGTATTTCAATTATTCACAtggtaaaatttgattatttagtATTagattaaatagtaaaaaaaatgaaaaatttagaaatttgtaattttttcgaaaaaaaaaaaatcgttttttttatttttagagttAGTTTTAATGCTAAGAGAATACTTCAAAAGATGGCTTCATAAgtatcattttctattttccatAAAAGATATGCTTTATCAAAGTGAAATACAGGGTCCACTGGACCCACTGAAATACGTATACTGCACTGACGGTCTAAACGCGAGAGAAGGATAAACGATTAAAAGGGTATACACTTCTCCTTGTCGTACAGTCTAGTTAAAAAGCTTAAAACAAAAGTTCAGACTCTTGCATCACATCTGATATGTCATATAATGTCATATAATGACTCACATTTCGTCATAGAGCATGTAGTTTTAACTCAGTGAGAAATAGTGTGCTTTCTagcaagacacagtgtaacagTGTCCACTAGTGTGAGAAAGAACATATCAGTGTCTCACTCACACTAGTAGGCACTGTGTTACACTAgctgtgtcttgctggaaagcacacatGATGTTCGAAAAAAATGTCGGACGACATCGATTTGATGGCTTTTTGACCAGGGCCCCAATTCTGTACCGCATCAGTACCGCataccgacaactatcggtgtcgttgcgcagattttttgccatataaaatatctgcgcaaCGATACCGATACTTGTCGGTAGGCGGTACAGAATTGAGCCCCAGTGTTTTTGATGCATTCGATGTCGATTGACATTGATTTGATGTCTTTTCAATCTTTATTTCTCATCATTGTACGCAtgcatagaaaattaaaaaaaaaaagagaaatactcTTTTGATAGAAGTCTGTCCTTCCCTCGCATTCCGTTTATGGCATATGAATGCCAGTGACATTTTCAGTTGAAATATACCTATATTTCAGTGGATGAATCCTATGTGACAATGAAGGATTAAAACTgttcgtatttataaaaaatcttaataaataaatgtcggATTTGAAGAACTGCTGCTAATCGAATCTATAATTACAGATAAAAAGAAGGCAACTTAAGTATCATGGAGAAAGTACACGTTTAAAATGCAAGCAAAATTATGCAGGATATAAATGGCTGTGCCTTATAAATCTCCAGAGGTGAACACTACTTTGAGCAAGGAAGAGATTCATAAGAGATTCCAAGATACCGCGAAGATTATATTTCAGGTAAAACAAAACTTgtaaacttttaacgtaagtaaacttttaatcaaaaaaattttttaattgcaggaGGAACAagacagaaagaaagaacTCGTCAACTACCTTAGTATTGGTAACAGTCGCAAAACAATAGTATATAGTAACAATGGAAATGATCCCGTTATCATACGCAGACCTGCAGATTATGCGAATGCTCACTCATCGCAGACGTCACAAGAACATCACAAACCAAACGATTGTATGATAacgtaaaaagtaaaaaatattgtaattatttactcaatatatttagttattaaCATGTCAATTTTGGATAGATATTTCTTTCCCTTTATATCATAGTCTTTGGTaccaattaattttgttacaattcataattttcatgaaagatttttataaaataaatacatcatCACAAAACAACAAAGCAAAATGTACATGGTAAtcacagaaaaattatattattattcataatgaATTTCCTTCTTCATAATGAATTTCATTCCGTTCctcaatatatattacaatgtaactACGATTAAGTGTAGGAAGTTATCTGGATAGCTTAAATGTTCTGACATCCATTGAAGCGGCGTCTCTAATGGTGGCACAATGCCATGGGTGCGCACTGTAACTgtaaaatcatttaattaatatcaattttgttaaataaatgaaaagaacacacataaaaattaaaagatatgtgTTACAACTGTATAAACTGATttgatttttatcaaatatttttcttcgtattaacatgtctgtctgtctgtctctttctctctctcttttctggcatttgttataatattaaacaatttaatatttatatgctcaaatttaaaatttaaaggatAAAACAACTCTTCAAAGtcaatacttatatttttatatttataattatatatttaattctatgtgcgtaatattattgcataaaaatgGTAAGACGTATTATAGTTTcacaaagtatatatataaaaaataaactttcatagttcttttatattctctttgcaattttgtatttagacatctttcattttgtttttaaacatttctcaaatatttttcgatatttgcactattttatattttcatgaataaacgttgacaaataattttgcaaaatttagtCATACGTGATAACATTATTctacaaaaacaaattattttatagatattttacaaaatattagcttttaaaaatatctaataatttgtcataaaatatcataattttgttcagttttttttatatatcactGTTTTAACAAGAACTgcctaaatttaaatataaccaTTAATGTTGAAATATCAAACTTTGAGAAATTGTCTTATCcttcaaaataaacatatttaaaaattgtcttagatttttgtttaataaatttttaagagaaatcaAATTAGTTTTTTGGATAATTGTAACATGTTCTTTGTTAGACGTTATAATAGTACCATTTTCTTGATCTGGGAATACTTcatttaacaaatgtttcaaAGTCTTTCTTTGGCCCTCTTCATTTATTGGTTTTACAAGtctttgtatgtatttatctTCACTTGTATAGCAACGAAaaggtatatatttaaatcccTCTTCAGTATTGGTTTCCATAAGCCTACCATTCACCGACCAGAACTGATCGAATTTATCATTCATAATACCATTCCATAACTGGGTGTGATCCTTTTTCTGCATACTAGAGACAATTTGGCCTCTATGTTTCAAAACATCAGCTTCTTTTATACAAGAGAGAAAATGTGCCTCTACAACttctctaaaattatataatgttgcatttatatatacattatccaTCCAATAAATTGCACTGACGTTGTGGACACAgagattgcaatattttttccataGATTTTGGAATACAGTTTGCTCACTCAGCGATTGATTCTTACCTATAAAtcatattcaataatttatattcaattattccaCAAGTAAGACTACAATCTCTGTGTCCATGAATGTATAAAACTCATTGCGTACTTGTTTTGACAGTGCATTAGAACATTCTCTGGAAACTTATCAAAGTGGACGACAATGTTCCAAGGTAACTGAATgtcattgaaataaatatccaGTAGAACACCAATTGGATAATGCCACTTTAATGGTATTCCATTGAATTCTAGCCACATCTCGTGCTCCTGTTTACTGTCGCTTTGTATATGTCGTATGAAATGTTTCCGAACCTGGAGCAACAATATTCaaacaatattacataatattacacataaaattatttatgtttatttataccaatgtagattaacattttaatcttacttcctttctatctttctaattcttacaattagaaaaagatataaatttaatcaaaattgaaGTTAACTTACAAGCaagcttttaatttatcaactgATTAATTGTCTTATGAGCAAAAGTAGTTTTCATAAAgcagttttatataatatgtgatcattaatcaaaaaaattcgctttataatagttatttttttagctaaACTTCTTGCATTTTATTCTTCCTCTTTTCGTTTTcctttaaagagaaaaaaaaagaaatccaaGAAGTTtaacttaaaagaaaaattcacaaaaataaagattaatcaGTTATTAGTTCTTAGAGTTTATGCACATAATAAAACGTGTCACAAACAGTCTCTTACCTTCTCTGTACAAAGTGGAAAATAACTTAATCTAGATACCATCAGATAAAATGGATCTGGTCCTTGTAAATCGCTAATTTCCTCAGAGTTGAGAGTAAAACAGATTGGGATCTTGCCATCCCAGATTTCTCGAAGTACCTCCCTGTCGTTTGccattgcataaaaaatattgcgctCACCTTAACACATTTGTCAATTAAAACtgcttaataacaaattagtCCAAGAGAATCACCGTTAGGTTATATTTTCGTTGTAAGTAAACTAACCGACAAACGAGAGGAATATCAACTCTGACTGTGGAGACCTCTAATGATCAGAGAGAAACTTAAAAATGGCCTTTTCCGGTGGGATCGAAATGGAGATAGCATCAGCGCCGTGGATGTGGAACTACGTAGCCTCATCTACTGTCGATAAAATAATCGTTGTTTGGTGTGTGTTTACaaagaggaacctgagagcgatcatcgcgtcgttttttaggtgttttcatccatcagcgcctctatgtgcacaaaatgtgcacattgaactatgtagtcaaatatctatgaatcccgtaggtgtGCATGACTAGATATGGATGAGAGGGACGGTAGGAGGAGACTGGATGATCGTAGAAGAGACAGAGTGAGTTTCAATTTTCTCAGCTAGCGTTGAAAAATATCCTGGGTACTCCCGTTACGTTACTGTCCGTCCCTCCTGATAGTTGCGATATTTGTGATTCTCTGCGTCCCTCATCCTGAgacttgaatttattcgtgTCATATAAGGATAAGCATCCTTATTACGTAATAAGACCCCGGTAATATTGACGTCAACAACATTCTACAAATGTGAAGTGATATTAATTCAGTTGAATaacagatttcttaaatcagTTCCTGAATAAAAAACTTACTCCATTTTGTTGAAGCATAATCATCAGTTCATATAGCAAAATGAAGCGCCATCGactatttattcatttatcactgctttttcaattttgtttttacaat
This DNA window, taken from Monomorium pharaonis isolate MP-MQ-018 chromosome 6, ASM1337386v2, whole genome shotgun sequence, encodes the following:
- the LOC105830062 gene encoding autophagy protein 5, coding for MANDREVLREIWDGKIPICFTLNSEEISDLQGPDPFYLMVSRLSYFPLCTEKVRKHFIRHIQSDSKQEHEMWLEFNGIPLKWHYPIGVLLDIYFNDIQLPWNIVVHFDKFPENVLMHCQNKEVVEAHFLSCIKEADVLKHRGQIVSSMQKKDHTQLWNGIMNDKFDQFWSVNGRLMETNTEEGFKYIPFRCYTSEDKYIQRLVKPINEEGQRKTLKHLLNEVFPDQENVTVRTHGIVPPLETPLQWMSEHLSYPDNFLHLIVVTL
- the LOC105830063 gene encoding uncharacterized protein LOC105830063 yields the protein MAVPYKSPEVNTTLSKEEIHKRFQDTAKIIFQEEQDRKKELVNYLSIGNSRKTIVYSNNGNDPVIIRRPADYANAHSSQTSQEHHKPNDCMIT